One Burkholderia sp. WP9 genomic window, GGCGATGCTGACCTTGAGCGGATTTTCGACGCGCGCCATCGCGGAGAAACTGGCGATCTCGTTCGAGACCGTGCGCGCGCACAAGAAACACATCTATACGAAACTGAACGTCAATTCACAGTCGGAACTGTTCGCGCTGTTCTATGAAGCGGGGCGCCAGGGCGTATAACGCCCCGCTCCTTTCTCGCAAGGTTGCGCTAGCGCTGCATTCTCCGCGCTCTATCAGGAACCGCACGCAGCGCAGCCGCCTTGCGCCTTTTCTTCATAGCGGTCGTGATGCCTGACCCAGTCGGTCAGATTGCTGTCTTCATTGCGACCCTTCGGCGTGACGTCGAGATGCGCATAGGTATTGATGAAGCGTTCGTCACCGCGCCCATAGCAGGAATACGTGTGATACACGTCGCCGTTCTCGTCCTTGTAGAAGACACTGTGGCCGTGTTGTTCGTCGATGCCGACATCGTCCTCGGTGAAGTTGTAGAACGCTTTCTTGCTCGCCAACTCTTCCGGCGTGAACGACACGTGATAATCGAAATTGAAATCACTGCCGTTCGAGGACACCCAGGCGAAGGTCCAGCCCATGCGTTTCCTGAAGCTCTCGATCTTCGCGAGCGGCGCACGCGACACCGTCACGTAAGACACATCGTGATGTTCGAGATGCGTGACGATCCCTGTCATGTGATCCGACAGGAACGAGCAGCCGACGCAGCCCTCCTCCCAATCCGGGCCCAGCATGAAGTGATAGACGATCAACTGGCTGCGCCCGTCGAACAGATCGGTCAGCGTCTTGCGGCCTTGCGGCGTATCGAAGGTATAGGTCTTGTCGATCCTGACCCACGGCAGCGCGCGGCGTTTGCGAGCAAGTTCGTCGCCGGCGCGCATGTGCGCTTTTTCTTCGGCCAGCAATGCCCGGCTGGCAGCCAGCCATTCCTCCTGCGAGCCAATACGGTGTTGCGGTTCCATCTGCGTCTCCTTTGCCTGCATCGTGCAGGTCAAACAGCACACCCCGAAGGAATTCCCCGTGGGGACTTTGGGGACATGCAAACCACTCAGGCCACGTAGCGTTCGAGCGAATCGATCCCGTCTGTCCAGCCGCGGCGATGATCTTCGCGCTGAGCTTCGTCGGCAAGACGTTCATGTGTGAGCGTGAGCCACGTGCCGTCACCGTCCGGTTCCAGCAGCAACGTGACCTGCGATTCATGCTCCGGGCTATAGCGCCATATCCACGAGAAGACCAGCTTGCGGTCGGGCACCACCTCCAGATACTGACCGTTGACCTCGACTTCGTTGCCGTCCGGCTTGCGATACACGATCGCGTAACGCCCGTCGACGCGCACATCCAGTTCCGCGCGCACGACGTCCGCGCCGCCCGGATGCATCCACGTCATGAATTGCGCCGGTTCCGTCCACGCGCGGAAGACTTTGGGGGGCGCGGCGTTGAGACGCCGCTGGAGGGTGAGGCTGGGCTGGGCGGACATGGGCTTTGCTCCTCTTCGACGAAAGCGGCCAGACGATCGAGTGATTCGGACCAGAAGCGCTGATAGCGGCCAAGCCACTCCATGGCTTCCTCCATCGGCCCGGCGCACAGGCGGCACGCGACCGTGCGGCCGGTTTTGCTGCGCGTGATGAGACCCGCCTCGGACAGCACGTCGAGGTGTTTCATCACCGCGGGCAAGGAGATCGCAAACGGCTCGGCGAGTTCGCTGACCGACAGATCTTTCGACGACAGACGCGCGAGCAGCGCCCGCCGAGTCGGATCGGACAGCGCGGCAAAGGTGCGATTCAATAACGCTTCATCAAACTTAACCATGAGGTTAACTATAGAAACGAAGCGACGAATGTCAAGGACAGGTACGCGTTTTCGCAAAAGCGCACCGCAAGCGGCGTGGGGAGTACGATAAAAAAGATACGCGGCGCACCGCAGATGAAGCCTGCCGCACGCCGCGTCAAGGTGGAGAACAACCGACTACAGGCTCGAGTAATGCGGCCGGTATCGCGCCACGTTGCTCTCGCTTTCCAGCACAAATTCAATCGCTTGAAGCGCGGCGTCAAGCAACGCCCCGCTCACTGCCTGCCACGGTCAGATCGCCCAACCGCCGAGATAGAAGCCGACCAGCACGATAGCGATGGCAACCGTGCCCACGTTCAGCTTGCGGTACTCGCCGCTGACCACACGGCCGATCACGAGCGTCGCGAAGCCGAGCATGATGCCTGTCACGATGTTGGCGGTCAGCACGATGAACACCGCGCACATCAGGCCCGACATGGAGTCGACCATGTCGTCCATATGCAGCTTGCTGACGTTCGAGAGCATCAGCAGGCCGACGTACATCAGCGCGGGGGCCGTCGCATACGAAGGCACGAGGCCGGCGAGCGGCGAGAAGAACATCACCACGAGGAACAGCAGACCGACCACCGCGGCCGCCATGCCGGTCTTCGCGCCGGCGGCCACGCCCACCGTCGATTCGATATACGCCGCCGCCGGCGCGCCGCCGAGCAGGCCCGAGAAAATCGAGCTCAGCGAATCGGCCGTCAGCGCGCGGCCACCGTTGATGATGCGGCCGTTTTCATCGAGTTGCCCGGCTTGTCCCGCGACGGCGCGGATCGTACCCGTCGCGTCGAACACCGCGGTCATCACGAGAGCCAGCACGCTCGGCAGCACTGCCATCGACAACGCGCCCTTGATGTCCATCGCGCCGATCAGCGAAGCGTGACCCGGCGCGCTCAGCGACGGCACGGCGAACACGCCGTGGAACGACACGGCCGGATCGATGGCGAGCGCGATCGCCGAAATCGCCACGATCACGATCAGGATCGAGCCCGGTACGCGGCGGCGCACCAGACCGAAGATGGCCGCGAGTCCCGCCACCGACATCAGCGCCGGCAGCGCCGTGATATTGCCGAGCGACACCGGCAGACCCGCGCCGGGATTCTTCACGACGAGACCCACGTCGTTGGCGGCGATCAGAAGCAGGAACAGGCCGATGCCGATCCCCGTGCCGTGCGCGATGCCTGTGGGCAGATTGCGCAGAATCCATGAACGCACGCCCGTCACCGAGATCGCGGTGAATACGACGCCCATCAGGAACACCGCGCCGAGCGCGACGTTCGGCTGCAGCCCCTTGCCGAGCACGAGGCCGAACGCGGTGAACGCCGTCAGCGAAATCGCGCAGCCGATCGCGATCGGCAGACGCGCCCACACGCCCATCAGCAGCGAGCCGAAGGCCGTGGTCAGACACACGGCGACGAACACCGCACTCGTGTCGAAGCCCGCTTTGCCGAACATGCCCGGCACGACGAACACGGAATAGACCATCGCGAGGAAGGTCGTGATACCCGCGACGATTTCCTGACGCTGCGAACTGCCGCGTGAAGAGATTTCGAAATAGCGGTCGAGAAAGCCCTTTCCGTCGAATGATTCGGTGCCGACTTCAGAAATCGGTTGGGCGTGGGGTTCCATCATGATGAGTGCCTCCTTTATCAGCGTGCTGAAACGGCCGTCGATACGGCCGCCATCAGGTTCGTCTCGTTGCGTTGATTTAATGTGGGATGTGATCTTTTTTTGCTGTCTCGAAATGTAGGGCAACACAAATATGTCTCCCATCGCATGATTGGCATGCCCGACATGTCGCGACGCTTATATCGTTCAGGGGACGGCAAACCCGCTTCATAGCCCGCGCGTTTACACCTACGGTCTGTCACAAAGATATGAAAGGGTTTTGAGAGGTTCGACGCGTCTCAATGGACCGCGGCCATGCGACCGTGCGAACAATCGGCCCGGTGCGGCATGAACCATGCTTGGGGCAACCTGTCAGACTGCCTGCAAAACCGGAGCCGCCCAACGTCGCGGGTTACACTCTGGCCCGTACCTGTCTTAACTGCGGCGGCCCACGGGCCGTTCGCACCGGCCCATGGAGTCCTTCTTGATGAGCGGCGGTTTTTCGCGTCCTGCCTGGCGTCTCTTGCTTCTTGCTGTGTTCGCGCTATTCGCGCTGTCCGGTTGCAGCAGCTTGCTGTGGGGTCCGCAGCAGGCGCCGATCGTGGACGCCACGGTGATGCCGGTCGAACCCGCAAGCGCGCCAGTGGCCGCCTCCGCGCCCGAACCGGTCGAGACCGAAGCGGCCGAACCCGAGCAGCCGAGGAAGCCGAAGAAACCGGTCGTCAAGCCGCACAAGGTCGAGCCTCCGCCGCCGGTTGTCACGCCTGCGCCACCGCCTCCCCCGCCCGCGCCGCTGATCGTGCTGCGCACCATCGAGCGCAACGAGGCGCGCGCGCTGCTCGACAGCGAAGTGCAGAAGCCCGACGGCAAAGTGGTCGGCCGCGCGGTCGATCTGATCGCGGACGCCGGCGGCAAGCCGCGCGAAATGGTCGTGAATCTGCAGGGTTTCCTGGGGGTCGGCGACCGCAAGGTGAACTTCCCGTGGGGCGCGTTCCGCTTCACGCCGACTGCGAAAACCGCGCCCATCACGCTCAACGCCGCCGCGATTCCGGCGAATGCGGCCAAAGCCGCTGCCGTTTTGCAATTGCCGCTGATCGACGCCACCGTCGAGCGCTCGAACGGCGCCAAGGTCGGCCGCGTGATCGACGTGCTGATCGACGCCAACGCACAGCCGCAGGCGGTCGTGCTCGACGTCAACGGCATGGTCAGCACCGAACGGCGCACGATTGCCGCCAGTTGGTCGGCGCTGCGCTTCGTCACCAAAGACAAGGAGCTGCATCCGCTACTCGAGTTGAGCGATGCGCAGATCAACGCAACGCCGCCTTATGCGAGCGACAAACCGATCCGCGCGGTGTCGCCGGCGCCGCCTCCCGCGCCAGCGCCTGCCCCTGCTCCGGCTTCCGCGCCCGCCGCCGTTGCGGCGCCTGCGGCCGCGGCCACGACTACGGCGGTTTCCAACGCACGGGCGGCCCGATGACAGGCCGCACACTGGTAACAGCGCGCAGCTTGCGCGCGCTCGATTGGCTGAATTTTTTCGTCGCCAACGTGCAAACAGGGTTTGGACCGTTCATCGCGTCCTACCTCGCCTCGCATAAGTGGACGCAGGGCGAGATCGGCATGGCGCTGTCTGTAGGCACGATCAGCGCGATGGTGAGCCAGGTGCCTGGCGGCGCCGCCGTCGATGCGTTGCGCAACAAGAAAGGCGCGGCCGCCTGGGCGATTTTCGCGATCATCCTGAGCGCGGTGCTGCTGGCTGTCAGTCCGACGGTGCTGCCGGTGATCGCCGCCGAGGTGTTTCACGGCTTCGCGAGTTGCATGCTGACGCCGGCGCTCGCCGCGATTTCGTTCGCGCTGGTGGGACGGGCGAATCTCGGCGACCGGCTGGGGCGCAATGCGCGCTGGGCGTCGATCGGCAGCGCGGTCGCGGCCGGACTGATGGGCCTGTTCGGCGAGTACTACTCGCCGCGCGCGGTGTTCTGGCTGACCGCCGCGCTCGCCGTGCCCGCCCTCTTCGCGCTGACGATGATCCAGCGCACCGACACCGTCGAATTACCGAAGGCCGCGCCGACGCCGCAGCAGATCGAACGGCGCGAGAGTCTGCGCGAATTGCTGCGCGACAAGCGGATGCTGCTGTTCGCGGCGTGCATCGTGCTGTTCCATTTGTCGAATGCGGCGATGCTCAATCTTGCCGCCGGCGAAGTGACGGCCGGCATGGGCGACAACGTGCAACTCGTGATTGCGGCGTGCATCATCGTGCCGCAGGCGATCGTGGCGATCATGTCACCGTGGGTCGGGCGCTCGGCCGAACGTTGGGGACGCCGGCCGATTCTGCTGCTCGGGTTTTCAGCGCTGCCGATACGGGCGTTGCTGTTTGCCGGAATCAGCAGCCCTTATTTGCTCGTGCCGGTGCAGATGCTCGACGGTTTGAGCGCCGCCGTGTTTGGGGTGATGTTGCCGCTGATTGCCGCCGATGTGGCCGGCGATAAGGGACGCTATAACCTGTGTATCGGATTGTTCGGGTTGGCTGCCGGGATTGGGGCTACGTTGAGTACCACTGCGGCTGGGTTCGTGGCGGATCATTTTGGGAATGCCGTGAGCTTTTTTGGTCTCGCCGCGGCTGGGGCGTTGGCTGTTTTGCTCGTGTGGGCGGCCATGCCGGAGACTCGCGAGGCGGCTGCTGACGGGGAGGCGCCGGTGGCGGATGGGGAGAAGTCGGCGGCTCGGTGATGGGGGTGCTTTTTTTGCCTGGCGGCGGTTTGTTTTTTTGTTGTGGTTTTTTGGGGTGTTGGCCTTTCCTTGCTTTGTTAGTGGTCTATCGGCGTTGCCCCTGTGCGGGGCGGCACCTCCTTTCTTTGCCGCGGCAAAGAAAGGAGGCAAAGAAAGCCGCTTTGAACCGCCAGCTCATAAGCGGGTCCCCCGCGCAGCCACGGTAGTGGTGCATCTGGAATCCGTGCCCTCGCACACTCCGCGTTTGTGACAAGGCCATCATTCTTCCGGCGGCGCTGCGCGCGCCGTCGCGGTAGTTCGGCAAAACGTTTGTAGTTCAGGGATCGGTCTGCGATGCGCGGCCGCGATTTTTTGATCTCTTTCGGCGGCCACGATAGTTAGGAAAACTGAGCGCGAATAGAATTCATCGCTTCTTTCCTAATCGGATTCGCCATGGTGGCTGCCGTCTCCGCGGCAGTCGCCAGCTTGGCAAGAGGATCTGGATTGACGACGCTCGCAAGGAAAACTGACGAGATTCTGGCTGCTTCGCTGGCTGATCCCGGGCGTTCAACCGATGGCGCCTGCATCGGTATAGGCACGAATGACCGCGACGGCGCGCGCAGCGTCGCCGGAAGAATGACGGCTGTGTCACAAGCGCCGAATGTGCGAGGACACGGATTCCAGATGCACCACTACCGTGGCTGTGCGAGGAACCCGCTTATGGGCTGGCGGTGTAAAGCGGCTTTCTTTGCCTCCTTTCTTTGCCGCGGCAAAGAAAGGAGGTGCCGCCCCGCACAGGGGCAACGCCAATAGACCACTAAGAAAGCAAGAAAGGCCAACAAACCAGAAGCCCAAAGCCCCGCAAAACCAAAAAAAACACTACCCAATATCCCGCCCAGCAGTCTCCCGCATAAACGGCAACGGCAACAAGGAAACCACCCCACACCCAATCAGATACCAAGCCGGCGCGAGATTACTCCCGGAAACCTGAATCAACCAGGTAGCAAAAAACTGCGCAAACCCACCAAAAATAGAAACCCCGAGACAATAAACAATCGACATCCCGGTAGCACGAATCTCACGCGGAAACATTTCCGGCAACATGACGATATTAGGCACTGCGGTAAAAGCAACCAGCACACCCAGCACCGCCACCACCGACAACAAAACCGGCACCGTAGGCGAAGCATTGATAATCATGAACGCCGGATAAACAGCCACGATCAGCAACACACGAGAAACCCACAGCACGCGCTTACGCCCAACACGATCCGACAACGCCCCTGCAAAAGGCGAACAGATCACCGTCACTACCGCAGCAGTCTACGCGGCCCAGAGCGCCGACGACATCGGCAAATGCAGAATCCGGATCGCGTACGTGGACAGATAAAACAGCACGATATAGTTCGCCGCCGTACCGCCGATCGTCGTCAGAACGCCCGTCGTAATCACGCCGGAATGCTCGCGAAACAGCTTGCGCACCGGCTGCGAGGCGGGCTGTAAAGCCGCCGCACTCCCGCCTGACTGCGGCGCCGAGCCGTCTTCGATACCCGGCAGCGTCTCATCCAGATGCCGCCGGATATAGATGCCGATCGGCCCCATCGCCATGCCGATCACGAACGGCACGCGCCAGCCCCAGCTCTCCAGCGCCGCGGTCGAAAGCGCCGCCGCCAACGCGACACCCAGCAGCGATCCGCACACGGTGTTCAAGCCCTGGCTCACGAACTGCCAACTACCGTAGAAGCCACGCGTTTTATTGCTACCGTATTCAAGCAGCAGCGACGTCGACGCACCAATCTCACCACCCAGCGCAAAGCCCTGAATCAGCCGCGCGAGAATCACCAGCAGCGGCGCGGCGACACCAATCGCCGCATAAGTCGGCGCGAACGCGATGATCGCGGAACCGAGCGTCATCAGCCACAGGGTGAGGCTCATCGCGGCCTTGCGGCCCGCGCGATCGGCATACGCCCCGAGCACGATGCCGCCCACCGGCCGCATGATGAAACCCACGCCAAACGTGCCGACCGCAAGCATCAGTTGCGCAAGCTGCCCTTCCACCGGGAAATACAGCTTGCCGATGATCGTCGCAAAGAAGCTGTAGATCGTGAAGTCGAAAAACTCGAGGCCGTTGCCGAGCGTAATCGCGGCAATCGCTTTAGCGTGGCTCGCGCGCCTCGCCGGTTGCGCTGCCGTCGCACTCTGCATGCTCAACGCTTCGGTGCCCGCGGGTTGCGGTGTGGCGGAATAGTCCATCTGTGTCTCCGTGATGTGCTTCCTGCAGATGCGCGGCTTGACCCGCCCATGCAAACGCTGCTGCGTCAGACCAGAAACGCCTGCGCGAGTCTCACCCAGTAAGCCGCGCCGGTGGCAAGGCAATCGTCGTTGAAGTCGTAGCCGGGGTTGTGGACCATGCAGCCGCCCTCGCCGTCACCATTGCCGAT contains:
- a CDS encoding PRC-barrel domain-containing protein, producing the protein MSGGFSRPAWRLLLLAVFALFALSGCSSLLWGPQQAPIVDATVMPVEPASAPVAASAPEPVETEAAEPEQPRKPKKPVVKPHKVEPPPPVVTPAPPPPPPAPLIVLRTIERNEARALLDSEVQKPDGKVVGRAVDLIADAGGKPREMVVNLQGFLGVGDRKVNFPWGAFRFTPTAKTAPITLNAAAIPANAAKAAAVLQLPLIDATVERSNGAKVGRVIDVLIDANAQPQAVVLDVNGMVSTERRTIAASWSALRFVTKDKELHPLLELSDAQINATPPYASDKPIRAVSPAPPPAPAPAPAPASAPAAVAAPAAAATTTAVSNARAAR
- a CDS encoding SRPBCC domain-containing protein, which encodes MTWMHPGGADVVRAELDVRVDGRYAIVYRKPDGNEVEVNGQYLEVVPDRKLVFSWIWRYSPEHESQVTLLLEPDGDGTWLTLTHERLADEAQREDHRRGWTDGIDSLERYVA
- a CDS encoding MFS transporter, coding for MTGRTLVTARSLRALDWLNFFVANVQTGFGPFIASYLASHKWTQGEIGMALSVGTISAMVSQVPGGAAVDALRNKKGAAAWAIFAIILSAVLLAVSPTVLPVIAAEVFHGFASCMLTPALAAISFALVGRANLGDRLGRNARWASIGSAVAAGLMGLFGEYYSPRAVFWLTAALAVPALFALTMIQRTDTVELPKAAPTPQQIERRESLRELLRDKRMLLFAACIVLFHLSNAAMLNLAAGEVTAGMGDNVQLVIAACIIVPQAIVAIMSPWVGRSAERWGRRPILLLGFSALPIRALLFAGISSPYLLVPVQMLDGLSAAVFGVMLPLIAADVAGDKGRYNLCIGLFGLAAGIGATLSTTAAGFVADHFGNAVSFFGLAAAGALAVLLVWAAMPETREAAADGEAPVADGEKSAAR
- a CDS encoding NCS2 family permease yields the protein MMEPHAQPISEVGTESFDGKGFLDRYFEISSRGSSQRQEIVAGITTFLAMVYSVFVVPGMFGKAGFDTSAVFVAVCLTTAFGSLLMGVWARLPIAIGCAISLTAFTAFGLVLGKGLQPNVALGAVFLMGVVFTAISVTGVRSWILRNLPTGIAHGTGIGIGLFLLLIAANDVGLVVKNPGAGLPVSLGNITALPALMSVAGLAAIFGLVRRRVPGSILIVIVAISAIALAIDPAVSFHGVFAVPSLSAPGHASLIGAMDIKGALSMAVLPSVLALVMTAVFDATGTIRAVAGQAGQLDENGRIINGGRALTADSLSSIFSGLLGGAPAAAYIESTVGVAAGAKTGMAAAVVGLLFLVVMFFSPLAGLVPSYATAPALMYVGLLMLSNVSKLHMDDMVDSMSGLMCAVFIVLTANIVTGIMLGFATLVIGRVVSGEYRKLNVGTVAIAIVLVGFYLGGWAI
- a CDS encoding thioredoxin family protein gives rise to the protein MEPQHRIGSQEEWLAASRALLAEEKAHMRAGDELARKRRALPWVRIDKTYTFDTPQGRKTLTDLFDGRSQLIVYHFMLGPDWEEGCVGCSFLSDHMTGIVTHLEHHDVSYVTVSRAPLAKIESFRKRMGWTFAWVSSNGSDFNFDYHVSFTPEELASKKAFYNFTEDDVGIDEQHGHSVFYKDENGDVYHTYSCYGRGDERFINTYAHLDVTPKGRNEDSNLTDWVRHHDRYEEKAQGGCAACGS
- a CDS encoding metalloregulator ArsR/SmtB family transcription factor, with the translated sequence MVKFDEALLNRTFAALSDPTRRALLARLSSKDLSVSELAEPFAISLPAVMKHLDVLSEAGLITRSKTGRTVACRLCAGPMEEAMEWLGRYQRFWSESLDRLAAFVEEEQSPCPPSPASPSSGVSTPRPPKSSARGRNRRNS